A single window of Liolophura sinensis isolate JHLJ2023 chromosome 6, CUHK_Ljap_v2, whole genome shotgun sequence DNA harbors:
- the LOC135468982 gene encoding uncharacterized protein LOC135468982 isoform X1, with protein MRRSYGGAFRRPFFHGTERRLASLIGTDNIVYSPRPSVPCPHLSLGKYLMGKLEEHGNQEALMDIPTGRRMSFTQLRDAVIRVTSALSKLGIKKGDVVLVCSTNCLEFPVLCVAVLNLGAVFSPVNPASTVDDLQRQLELSQASCVVGGNGLTVNIDRASQGNTAVKMKIVFGCAEGWIPFSVLMEDDGRSYSHPEPVDPFQHMAFLSYSSGTTGLPKGVMLTHHNVLVNMMQFSQSFPTQAGEDKVLAYLPFYHAYGLIVKILNCLNGGLSMSIVPRFDESFLQTMSQERITILHLVPPVCVFMLKHPDIRQYDLSAIRAALCGAAPIGGDQVAEFRERFGIEDFIQGYGLTETSPLATIDCRPVRVGSVGQAMSSVTLKVVDLETGESLGPGQSGEICIKGPNVMAGYYRNPEATANAIKGDWLHSGDIGHFDEDGYFFVTDRVKELIKYKAQQVAPAELEGLLLTHPWVRDAAVIGVPDPEAGELPRAYVVLKPGVPSDVTAEAIKKFVDEKVTSFKRLRGGVGFLESIPKSPSGKILRRTLKSQL; from the exons ATGCGCCGAAGTTATGGTGGGGCATTTCGGCGTCCCTTCTTCCATGGAACAGAAAGGCGGTTAGCAAGTCTGATCGGCACAGACAATATCGTCTACAGCCCAAGGCCCTCTGTCCCCTGTCCCCACTTGTCTCTTGGGAAATATCTGATGGGAAAACTGGAAGAGCATGGAAACCAAGAAGCACTT ATGGATATCCCTACGGGCAGGCGCATGTCATTTACGCAGCTCCGTGACGCCGTTATCCGGGTGACCAGCGCCCTGTCTAAACTGGGAATCAAGAAAGGGGATGTAGTGTTAGTGTGCTCTACTAACTGCCTGGAGTTTCCTGTGCTGTGTGTAGCTGTTCTCAATCTAGGCGCAGTTTTCTCCCCTGTCAACCCAGCTTCCACAGTGG atgatTTGCAACGACAGTTAGAGTTGTCTCAGGCCTCATGCGTTGTCGGAGGAAACGGTCTTACTGTGAACATAGACAGAGCAAGTCAGGGCAACACAGCGGTAAAG ATGAAGATTGTTTTTGGTTGTGCCGAAGGCTGGATTCCCTTTTCGGTGCTAATGGAGGATGATGGACGTTCTTACTCGCATCCTGAGCCAGTCGACCCATTCCAGCACATGGCCTTTCTGTCGTACTCTAGTGGAACAACTGGTCTGCCCAAAGGTGTTATGCTTACTCACCATAACGTTCTTGTCAACATGATGCAGTTCAG CCAGTCATTCCCAACTCAAGCTGGAGAAGACAAGGTTTTGGCTTATCTGCCATTTTACCACGCTTACGGGCTGATTGTAAAGATCCTGAACTGCCTAAATGGAGGATTGTCAATGTCCATTGTCCCCAGGTTTGACGAGTCTTTCCTCCAGACGATGTCGCAAGAAAGA ATCACAATTCTGCACCTAGTGCCGCCGGTTTGTGTGTTCATGCTAAAGCACCCGGACATCCGTCAATACGACTTGTCTGCGATACGAGCCGCTTTATGTGGGGCCGCGCCCATTGGAGGGGACCAGGTGGCTGAATTCAGAGAGAGATTCGGTATAGAAGACTTTATCCAAG GGTATGGTCTAACTGAGACTTCACCATTAGCCACAATTGATTGCCGTCCAGTTCGCGTCGGATCCGTGGGCCAGGCTATGTCCAGTGTCACCTTAAAG GTAGTAGATCTGGAAACAGGAGAGTCGCTGGGACCGGGACAAAGCGGTGAAATATGCATCAAGGGACCGAACGTTATGGCTGGTTATTACCGCAATCCTGAGGCTACAGCAAACGCTATTAAAGGAGACTGGCTGCATTCAG gtGACATCGGTCATTTTGATGAAGATGGATATTTCTTTGTCACAGATCGTGTCAAAGAACTGATCAAGTACAAAGCCCAACAG GTTGCCCCCGCTGAATTGGAAGGCCTGTTACTGACTCATCCCTGGGTACGAGATGCAGCTGTAATCGGTGTCCCCGATCCCGAGGCAGGGGAACTCCCAAGAGCCTACGTCGTCCTCAAGCCAGGTGTCCCCAGTGACGTCACGGCGGAAGCTATTAAAAAATTTGTCGATG AGAAAGTGACAAGTTTTAAACGACTTCGCGGAGGGGTGGGATTCCTGGAGAGTATTCCCAAATCACCATCAGGGAAAATCTTGCGGAGAACGTTGAAATCTCAGCTTTAG
- the LOC135468982 gene encoding uncharacterized protein LOC135468982 isoform X2, which produces MRRSYGGAFRRPFFHGTERRLASLIGTDNIVYSPRPSVPCPHLSLGKYLMGKLEEHGNQEALMDIPTGRRMSFTQLRDAVIRVTSALSKLGIKKGDVVLVCSTNCLEFPVLCVAVLNLGAVFSPVNPASTVDDLQRQLELSQASCVVGGNGLTVNIDRASQGNTAMKIVFGCAEGWIPFSVLMEDDGRSYSHPEPVDPFQHMAFLSYSSGTTGLPKGVMLTHHNVLVNMMQFSQSFPTQAGEDKVLAYLPFYHAYGLIVKILNCLNGGLSMSIVPRFDESFLQTMSQERITILHLVPPVCVFMLKHPDIRQYDLSAIRAALCGAAPIGGDQVAEFRERFGIEDFIQGYGLTETSPLATIDCRPVRVGSVGQAMSSVTLKVVDLETGESLGPGQSGEICIKGPNVMAGYYRNPEATANAIKGDWLHSGDIGHFDEDGYFFVTDRVKELIKYKAQQVAPAELEGLLLTHPWVRDAAVIGVPDPEAGELPRAYVVLKPGVPSDVTAEAIKKFVDEKVTSFKRLRGGVGFLESIPKSPSGKILRRTLKSQL; this is translated from the exons ATGCGCCGAAGTTATGGTGGGGCATTTCGGCGTCCCTTCTTCCATGGAACAGAAAGGCGGTTAGCAAGTCTGATCGGCACAGACAATATCGTCTACAGCCCAAGGCCCTCTGTCCCCTGTCCCCACTTGTCTCTTGGGAAATATCTGATGGGAAAACTGGAAGAGCATGGAAACCAAGAAGCACTT ATGGATATCCCTACGGGCAGGCGCATGTCATTTACGCAGCTCCGTGACGCCGTTATCCGGGTGACCAGCGCCCTGTCTAAACTGGGAATCAAGAAAGGGGATGTAGTGTTAGTGTGCTCTACTAACTGCCTGGAGTTTCCTGTGCTGTGTGTAGCTGTTCTCAATCTAGGCGCAGTTTTCTCCCCTGTCAACCCAGCTTCCACAGTGG atgatTTGCAACGACAGTTAGAGTTGTCTCAGGCCTCATGCGTTGTCGGAGGAAACGGTCTTACTGTGAACATAGACAGAGCAAGTCAGGGCAACACAGCG ATGAAGATTGTTTTTGGTTGTGCCGAAGGCTGGATTCCCTTTTCGGTGCTAATGGAGGATGATGGACGTTCTTACTCGCATCCTGAGCCAGTCGACCCATTCCAGCACATGGCCTTTCTGTCGTACTCTAGTGGAACAACTGGTCTGCCCAAAGGTGTTATGCTTACTCACCATAACGTTCTTGTCAACATGATGCAGTTCAG CCAGTCATTCCCAACTCAAGCTGGAGAAGACAAGGTTTTGGCTTATCTGCCATTTTACCACGCTTACGGGCTGATTGTAAAGATCCTGAACTGCCTAAATGGAGGATTGTCAATGTCCATTGTCCCCAGGTTTGACGAGTCTTTCCTCCAGACGATGTCGCAAGAAAGA ATCACAATTCTGCACCTAGTGCCGCCGGTTTGTGTGTTCATGCTAAAGCACCCGGACATCCGTCAATACGACTTGTCTGCGATACGAGCCGCTTTATGTGGGGCCGCGCCCATTGGAGGGGACCAGGTGGCTGAATTCAGAGAGAGATTCGGTATAGAAGACTTTATCCAAG GGTATGGTCTAACTGAGACTTCACCATTAGCCACAATTGATTGCCGTCCAGTTCGCGTCGGATCCGTGGGCCAGGCTATGTCCAGTGTCACCTTAAAG GTAGTAGATCTGGAAACAGGAGAGTCGCTGGGACCGGGACAAAGCGGTGAAATATGCATCAAGGGACCGAACGTTATGGCTGGTTATTACCGCAATCCTGAGGCTACAGCAAACGCTATTAAAGGAGACTGGCTGCATTCAG gtGACATCGGTCATTTTGATGAAGATGGATATTTCTTTGTCACAGATCGTGTCAAAGAACTGATCAAGTACAAAGCCCAACAG GTTGCCCCCGCTGAATTGGAAGGCCTGTTACTGACTCATCCCTGGGTACGAGATGCAGCTGTAATCGGTGTCCCCGATCCCGAGGCAGGGGAACTCCCAAGAGCCTACGTCGTCCTCAAGCCAGGTGTCCCCAGTGACGTCACGGCGGAAGCTATTAAAAAATTTGTCGATG AGAAAGTGACAAGTTTTAAACGACTTCGCGGAGGGGTGGGATTCCTGGAGAGTATTCCCAAATCACCATCAGGGAAAATCTTGCGGAGAACGTTGAAATCTCAGCTTTAG